In Melanotaenia boesemani isolate fMelBoe1 chromosome 5, fMelBoe1.pri, whole genome shotgun sequence, the DNA window TCAAAATACTGTTAtgaaatcagctgttttctaaCAGACTCTTACGATTTTAGCACCAAACTGAggggaaaatattaaattaggTTTCCAAACTGCATATCAGTTCCTCAAATAGTAATTGTGCAATAAACTGCAACTTAAAACTTTGATTTCTCTGTTGATAACTTGAGTAAAGTTTTGCAAAAAGGCAGTTTGCTCATTTTTGTAACAAGTAGAAAGGTCTATCCATTGGTCGTCAAGCAGTGCAAAGTTAGTAGTTATCGCTACCTCAGTTTCAGAGTCAGCCTGTGGGGGGACACTGCGAGGGGTATCATAGATGCCATCCTCATCCCGGAGGGCAGATGGGACTGGTCGCTGCCACCTGCCACTGGGAGGGGTATCATACACCTaccacaacaacaaaagataaaGTCAAGATTACGACTGTGAATTTACAGCATACTTAACATTATACTGTCCCAAAACAGCTGTTGTGATCTATGAAAACCTACCAGAATACCATACAAGAGTATAAAAAAGTGGTGAACACTCGCAAAATTTGTAATGTTACACAGCATGGAAAATTAGTTACCATGTTTTATGAGCCTCTTCAAAAAGACTATTGAAATGAACTTATAATTAGTGTAACATGGCGAATTAGACAGAGAAACCATTATATTAATGTACCTGGTCATCCACAGCGTCCGAGTAATCCTGATTTTCCCCATTTTTGTTCTGCATATTGCCACTTTTCTCTAGGCCATTGCTAATCCTTTCTTCTTTACTCTGTGGAGTTCCCCTCTGTTTATCATCATCTTGCTGCAGGCCGGCTGGAACTGCCTGAACAGTAGGTTTGGGGACAGAGCTACAGTCAGCTGATGATGCTGGAGCTTGTTGTGAATCTTTCCTGGTGACCCCTCTGACTGGAggtgctggtggaggaggcTTGCGGGCAAAATTAGGTGATCCTGGAGCCCTGACCTGTCCTGCCCTGATCAACAAAGGGGACCCCCGATGACAAGCCAAGCTGGGTTTGCCCCTGACAACGGCAGGGTTTTGTGGAACTCCCTTGAGCAAGGCTCGAGGAGATGCTTGGGCTGGGGTTAACTGAGAAGGGTGTTGGTGAGCCAGAACTGTAGCTGATGGCCTGTGCAAGCTTGCTCCAATGGGGGTGGGCGTTTGGTACATCACAGGTGTGTCCTGGCTAAATTTGGGCTGGGGGGTTCCATTGATTACAGAGGAGCCATTAGAGCACAGAGAACTGGCCACAGCTCCACCAGTAGGAGACTGGTAAACATCATCACTTGCAAGTGGTGTACCTTTGGGCACCAAGTAACAGTCATCTGACTGAGTTGTTAGTGTTTCTCTGGGGACAAGATAAGTAGTGTCTTCTGGTTCATCAGCTGCCCTTGGTACTCCACCAGGAGAAAGGTACACAGATTCTGAGGCCATGAGTACTCCAGGCTGCCTGGCATGCTGGGCTGCAGAGGGTATGGGACTTATGGGGGTCTGATAAAGTGTTCCTGTCATTTCTGTGCCTCGTCCCCTTAAAGAGGGTGAGCGCGGGCGTCCCACCAAACCAATATCCCAGTCTGGTCTGGGCCGAGTGCCAGAACTAGAGTGTGAGCGTGGGCGACCTCCCTCTACTCTGCGTAGCTCCCCCGTCCGAGAGGCAGCTACCCCTCCCCGCCCTTCTCCAGCAACTGGAGGGGAACGATACACTTCATCTATATCATCTGTGCTACTGCTGACACCTGTCCTGGCCGATGGAAGACCGGGTGACAGGTAAACAGAGTCTTCATTTGGGCCAGAACGAGGGTCTGAGCCCGGAGGTGGGGCGGTCTGCAGGAGTCGAAGGCGGTTAGCAGGAGCGATGCCCTGTCTGCCATGCAGTGAGCAGAGCCACCAGCCTGGCCCACCACTCTGCTCCTGGTCAAGAACCATGAGGATGTCCCCCTTCCGGAAAGCCAACTCCTCTGGGCTTTCTGCTGTGTTGTCAAACAGCGCCTTTGCCAAAACCGTCTGGGAAAGAGAAGGAGAGTTGAAATAACTATAACCAACTGGTTTAGCCATTTAAACACCAAACAGCCacatgaaaagattttttttaaatcaggagCCTAGATCCACACATCCCATCTCCCATCTTCACATCACAGACAAGCACATTGAAATGGCAGTGCCAAGTCAGGAGAGAAAAGGTTGATTGTTAAGAGCTGTTAAACTGATTGCAGGAAGATCTCATAAGATGTGAGTCATCAGGACCCAGGAGGAAGattggtggaaaaaaaagattaaaaatgcaaaagacTGAGTCATGTTTATCTTAAAATTCCCAGCTGGGTCAGTAATCATggcaaaaaagagaaagaagcacAGTCGGGGAGGATCAATGATCAAATGGACACAGAGGCTTAATGGTAATGAGCAGCATGAGAGGGTAGGGGGATGGGATAAGGGCCACATCTGTCCCTTGCTGTTTAGGGCTTAATTGCCAACTCAAAGCCAGAGAGTCAGGCCCCCTTTCATTTTCTAAACCAACCCCCCCTGGGGGTGGAAAGGCTCTAGTGAGCCATGTGGGTCCCCCACACCCCCAGGGACAGTAATGGAGGCAATACTCATAAAATTAGATAACCCACAAAAGTGAAAATCGGTTAAATCATACGTATTTGTTCTCAGATTCAATGAAGTTGTAATCATACTTCAAATTACAGTGATAGTACAACTAAATAAGGTTAATGAACGTTCATGCATACAAAGCGTCAAAGTACTCACTGAAACAGACATCGCTGCAAGGTTATCAGTTATGTCTCTGAGAAACTATAACTCAAGCATCCGGATCAGTCGGGTCACCCATGTAGATCAGCTGTGGTTCTCACAGATGTGTTAGCGGGCAGAGAGACCCATGCCGAGGCACAGCTGGCTCTGGGCAGGACGCATCTCCAGACCTGGCTGCCTCGACAGCCCCGTCTTCATACCGATCCTGCAATCCATGTGGAAACGCTTTTCATGATTTGATCACAAACGCCACCGATATAGCAACCGGTTAAACAGCCTAAACGCATACGTTACAACacgaaatttaaaacaatgtggcTGAGGCAACACCTGTCTTTACTTTCCACGCCCAGTATAACGTTACGTTAGAAGAAACCCGTACAACCAGCGCTACTTAGCTTAGCATCGTTCACAAGTAAGCAGTGTTAACTCGTTTTCATATGTACATGTTATAGTCGTGCGTGCGACTGTTATCCAAGATATATATTAATGCTTATTATATGCAGCTAATAAGAAAACGGCTTTCCGTGTCGCGGCCTAGCTACAACTAATAGCTGACTCGATAACGTGAGCTAACATTGTATTAAGGCTGCTTATCCACATCGACTCTCGCTGCTGCTAAATCTCAGTTCAACACAATGGATAAAAATCAAAGGACCGAGCTGTTTCCCAGTCAACCTTACAACACAAAGCGGTCCCCAGAAAATAATTACCGTGCTTTGCTCTTATGAAAACTAAACTTCCCATCGACGTACAGTCTATGATATGTGTAATCACTTCTTTCCAGGCATGAAAATTTGAGGCCATTGGCTTTCAATCATCGATGACAACAAAATTCTATCCGTCTCCTTAGTTGCGTAAATAAACTTCGCTGATCTTTAAAGCAATCACGTCGTGTGAGCACCGCGTAGTAGACCAATCCACTTTATGTGAAATCGCACAGACAGCCGCAGCGTGAAACACACAGCTCCTGTGATTGGCTCATTGTCATGGGTGCGTTTAGGTACGTCTGAGCACGATCGTTAATGACATAACTCAGCCTCAAGTgctgaaaaaatacaaatgtattaTCTTGATACTGGCTTTGATAGTGGTAATATTATAACTTTCCGTTTTAACAAATACGCAAGCCTTTTATTATTGTAATGTCTTAAACAGTTATTTAAAACCCGATTTGTTGGAGGATTTTATTCTGACAGCGAGAACTTTACCCGGAAACAACTAAATGTAGTACAAGTCAAAGGTTCAAACAACGTCGTTTAGAGTCGTTTATCAATAACCTTCTCAGTTAAACTTGACTTTAAGTCTGCTTGAGCTACATGGTGAGATCATCATATCAATAATAACTTTTTCTGACTCAGAATAGTTTGTCCACCAATCCTGTTGGAGCATTTGAACTCTACCCTACTTACGattctttttttcagaaaataagTTTATCATTATTTTCTGCTCTCAGGTGATAATGAGGAGTGCGTTCAGGCTTCTTACGACCAATCTTGTTGCTGGGCAAAGAAGTATGTCTCAAAGCAGTCTTGCTGGGAAAGTAGCTATAGTCACTGCCTCCACAGATGGGTGAGAACTGCGTTGTTTCTACTGCTGTAAAATGTCCAATTTTCTCTGAAGAAGACTGTGATCAACGTATCAATTGTACAAAATTAGTGCATACTCATTCATTTGCTGTCTTTTATGTTGAGTAAATCCAGACAGCATGGATACTGTTGGACAGAAGtcacattctattctattctattcattgGTGCCTATTTCCACCTCTACAGGATTGGCCTGGCTGCAGCTCAGGCTCTGGGTAAAAGAGGGGCCCATGTGGTTGTGAGCAGCCGACGGCAGGCCAACGTGGACAAAGCTGTGGCACTGCTGCAGAGCCAGAGCATCCAAGTGACTGGAACCACCTGTAATGTTGGCAatggagaggacagagagaagCTGGTCCAAGTGGTAAATTCTTCTGTGTTCTTCAAAAGATCCTGAGATATCAGGATAGTTCCTAAATTAATTGGTCATAATATGTGattggattttgattaaattaacagatttaaaagaaataaagacagtgTGTTAAAGCAACGGCACACAGGCAATTataactttaatatttttctcataACGTTCCCATGAAACATTAACATGATGGAAAAAGTGAGTGAAGCATTGGATTTAATAACTGGATGAATATCTTTTTGCCGCAGTAACCTCAAACATTTCCTGTGGTTGCAGACAGACCTGCAAAATGTTCAGGAGGGATTTGAACTTTTCCCCCTTCAAGTGTTGCTTCTATTCATCTGCATTTTTCCGTTGTCTGCTCTGAACAGCTCTGTTGAAGTCATTCCACAGGATCTCTCGGTTCTGGGCCAGACAggaaaaagcacattttcttttaaatcaatcAGTATTAGTTTTGCAGTGATGTTAAAGGTCATTTTCCTACTGCATGAGCTTTACTGACTCTGAGATTATTCTGTAGAGTGGAATAATGCTAAGCTGTCCAGGTTTCCTCTACTTTATTTCACCTTTGTACTATTTCTTGTTGTGCATGGATAATGTATGGTCAGCCCTCTCTCTGCTTCAATCTGCTTCTTACCTTAGTTTTGGCAGCTCATAAATGTTTTCTCAGCAGCATTGTGGTGTGTTAAGGTGCACTTTGGAAAACCTCAAGCATTCAGTTTAGTTTGTCTTGGAAAGCAGTGACTTTCTCCATAGAGTCCCTCAGTGGAAACTACATCTTTCCAAATGGAAACTATGCCTTTCAAATGATTTGTGTATGGTAGACTCATCAAGTAGAGATGGTAACCAGGTCCCAATGGTTCCTTCAGGCCTTTAATCTTATTCTAGGCTTCCTTTtgtactttattaattattttgtgtCCTTTTGGACTCAGTGGAGTGCCCTCTTCTGGGTTTGAAATTATAGACAGTTTGTTTATCTGTCTGTCACTGATAAATGTCTTTTAGCAACAGTTTCCACTTTGATTCATATCATCATCTCTTTACCTTCTGTGCAGGTTATCAGAGATTCACCTCTCATTCATCAGTATTTGTGACTTATGATTTGTTGCAACCTAACTCAGAAGTTCAGTCTGTGTTTGGCCCAGGCTCTGGATCAGTGGGGGGGCATTGACATTCTTGTGTCCAATGCAGCAGTCAACCCTTTCTTTGGAAACGTCATGGACTCCACAGAGGAAGTGTGGGATAAGGTACATTTATGAACTAGAATTAGTCTAATTCAGCGAAATATTTAAGGCTCCTGTTGCCTTCTGCCTTTCATttatttgataataaaataattaaatacatccCTCCTTCTATAGTGTCATCACGTCTATGTTTCTTTCTAGATTCTGgctgtaaatgtaaaatcagCTTTCCTCCTGACTAAGTTGGTGATGCCTCACATGGTGAAGAGGGGGTGAGTGGCAAGCTAGGTGGCAATATTTGTGCTAAATGGACTTATCGACACCCAAAGAACTGACTATAACACCCTCCGCTGTATGTTTGTGACTGTTTTGACttgtctgtatttttcttttagagg includes these proteins:
- the efs gene encoding embryonal Fyn-associated substrate isoform X1, producing MSVSTVLAKALFDNTAESPEELAFRKGDILMVLDQEQSGGPGWWLCSLHGRQGIAPANRLRLLQTAPPPGSDPRSGPNEDSVYLSPGLPSARTGVSSSTDDIDEVYRSPPVAGEGRGGVAASRTGELRRVEGGRPRSHSSSGTRPRPDWDIGLVGRPRSPSLRGRGTEMTGTLYQTPISPIPSAAQHARQPGVLMASESVYLSPGGVPRAADEPEDTTYLVPRETLTTQSDDCYLVPKGTPLASDDVYQSPTGGAVASSLCSNGSSVINGTPQPKFSQDTPVMYQTPTPIGASLHRPSATVLAHQHPSQLTPAQASPRALLKGVPQNPAVVRGKPSLACHRGSPLLIRAGQVRAPGSPNFARKPPPPAPPVRGVTRKDSQQAPASSADCSSVPKPTVQAVPAGLQQDDDKQRGTPQSKEERISNGLEKSGNMQNKNGENQDYSDAVDDQVYDTPPSGRWQRPVPSALRDEDGIYDTPRSVPPQADSETEVYDVPTITLNMSTSDVQSDEVDEVYSVPTLPGVPLAPAESTTSLSAEEVTQVCCIPGTEKRASSGDRRRDSSEPDCGIYDMPALIVEVLPHSSSSSSTSTRRLSVSSNGSGDVQWKASLSSLVQSVLSTASCSASTLSSRDLATSLAEILSTWKASHSGDPPPSLQQAWARLSDLLPALSAIGNAPPSEGLLSLVQLSLEESALLLQAQSRPRLPSQESLSRRPLPALPVPDGKSTGGGMGSRKGSWIQERPLPPTPQPAFPLTSAPVSVTLTVGPVNGEDDPSNEYAGIGLTPIPAPVPTGDSVGYVKLQGKPEPPPEALTENGQTQSITAEPRLTPSPLPVSLSLEDSELLSFYSSQSLAHLSCLAESIEVLFSSVQGNQPPRIFVARGKSLIVTAHKLVFIGDTLSRLLTSADLRAKITTSGGRLCQALKAVVVATKGAAQNYPSVTANQEMIDRVAELSQQAAGFSTLLQRLAEISS
- the efs gene encoding embryonal Fyn-associated substrate isoform X2 gives rise to the protein MSVSTVLAKALFDNTAESPEELAFRKGDILMVLDQEQSGGPGWWLCSLHGRQGIAPANRLRLLQTAPPPGSDPRSGPNEDSVYLSPGLPSARTGVSSSTDDIDEVYRSPPVAGEGRGGVAASRTGELRRVEGGRPRSHSSSGTRPRPDWDIGLVGRPRSPSLRGRGTEMTGTLYQTPISPIPSAAQHARQPGVLMASESVYLSPGGVPRAADEPEDTTYLVPRETLTTQSDDCYLVPKGTPLASDDVYQSPTGGAVASSLCSNGSSVINGTPQPKFSQDTPVMYQTPTPIGASLHRPSATVLAHQHPSQLTPAQASPRALLKGVPQNPAVVRGKPSLACHRGSPLLIRAGQVRAPGSPNFARKPPPPAPPVRGVTRKDSQQAPASSADCSSVPKPTVQAVPAGLQQDDDKQRGTPQSKEERISNGLEKSGNMQNKNGENQDYSDAVDDQVYDTPPSGRWQRPVPSALRDEDGIYDTPRSVPPQADSETEVYDVPTITLNMSTSDVQSDEVDEVYSVPTLPGVPLAPAESTTSLSAEEVTQVCCIPGTEKRASSGDRRRDSSEPDCGIYDMPALIVEVLPHSSSSSSTSTRRLSVSSNGSGDVQWKASLSSLVQSVLSTASCSASTLSSRDLATSLAEILSTWKASHSGDPPPSLQQAWARLSDLLPALSAIGNAPPSEGLLSLVQLSLEESALLLQAQSRPRLPSQESLSRRPLPALPVPDGKSTGGGMGSRKGSWIQERPLPPTPQPAFPLTSAPVSVTLTVGPVNGEDDPSNEYAGIGLTPIPAPVPTGDSVGYVKLQGKPEPPPEALTENGQTQSITAEPRDSELLSFYSSQSLAHLSCLAESIEVLFSSVQGNQPPRIFVARGKSLIVTAHKLVFIGDTLSRLLTSADLRAKITTSGGRLCQALKAVVVATKGAAQNYPSVTANQEMIDRVAELSQQAAGFSTLLQRLAEISS
- the dhrs4 gene encoding dehydrogenase/reductase SDR family member 4; its protein translation is MVIMRSAFRLLTTNLVAGQRSMSQSSLAGKVAIVTASTDGIGLAAAQALGKRGAHVVVSSRRQANVDKAVALLQSQSIQVTGTTCNVGNGEDREKLVQVALDQWGGIDILVSNAAVNPFFGNVMDSTEEVWDKILAVNVKSAFLLTKLVMPHMVKRGGGNVIFVSSVAGYQPMQALGPYSVSKTALLGLTRVLAPELAQSNIRVNCVAPGVIKTRFSSALWQNEDVVDEFKKQLSIKRIGDPEEIGGVVAFLCSEEASYITGETIAVTGGITCRL